TACAAAGTTTAATTGGAAAGTTCATGCAAAACCGACCATACAAAAGATGATCAGAGAGTTTATGTGGACACTGCTGAGCTTgagcactcaaacacacatagtAATGTGACGTCAAACCAGCATGAGAATTATACATTGTCCCaatcctcctcctcatctccttttcaaacttttacaaaaAACTTGTCCCACCACATTGAAAAGTGAGTTTGGTCCTCTTGACATTATGAGGTTAAGCACAAAGAGAAAGCTATTTGTGCTTAGCTGTGGTCTAATATGCGAATGAGAGCATGAAAGACGTGTCTAATCTGCTAATGCAAAAATCACATTAACTTCCCAAATTCATTTTTGCCACAGCGATGGAATATTAAAGGTTGCAACTCGGGGACTTTAATAGTGGGCTGTGAATGTTTTCAAGCTGTTTTGAAGTGTAGAGGATGtgaaagtgttttgttgtttgtttgtttggaagtTGACATAGTCTGTGAGAACACAGCATCTTATATGGCAGTGGATTATCATTGGGAGGCTTTACTGTGTGATGAGACATTGTTGGGGTGTATGTATGTCTATTTCCAACAGGGTACCTCTCACTGCATATGATATGCTGCATCTCACAAGAGCAATATgtacacaatcaaaatatttttttttgtcttatttaaccATCACATCTCAAAAAATcactatgtgaaaaaaaaaaaaaaaaagtttgctaatGAAACCAACATAGACTACAGCCAATCTTGTTAGTGATCTCCTTTGTGGCATGAATAGTAATTAAGAAGGAAGTCTGGAGAACCATTAAGCTTGTCAAAAGGGGGTGGAGTCATTGCAATTTCCTGCTCTAGAAAAAGGCACAGCAGGCACACAACAAGCATTCTGAGATTCTCAGAGTTTCACAACAATGGGATTGATAGATTGTGTTAgtgttggattctttctgcttaTTGCAGCTGACTTGTCTTTGGCACAATGGTCAAAATTTAAACAAAGCCAGGCTCCAATAAGATTCCAACAACAGTCCACAGTATTAGCTCCTCAGCATGCAGGTTTACAGACGTCAGCTGCTTTTAGACCTTCAAGACCTGTGTTGAGTTCTGTTGGGGTAGGTCTACATAAACTCCAAGAACCTGGAAGCACTCAGTCCAAACAGCTAATGCAGGCTCCTGTGGCACCTTTGACCTGGCATTTTCCTGTAATACCAGAAGAACCTCAACAGCCAGTTGTTCCACTTGCATTGCATGTACCTGCCCCTGCACAAAGTATTGCTGCACAATGTGGAGAGAGCCTTGTGCATGTGGAGGTTAAGAAGGACTTCTTTGGAACTGGTCAGCTAGTCAATCCTTCATTCCTCAGTTTAGGAGGCTGTGCAGCTGTAGGGGAGGATCCAGCAACCCAAGTGATTATCTTTGAGTATGAGCTTCAGACATGTGGCAGCTCTCTGAatgtgagttttatttattttttaaatcgtaGTAATCAACCGCATGAGTGAGTTACTGCACAGAGTTATTTCTTTTCAGATGACTGACAGTGAGCTGGTCTATACATTTACCCTCTTTTATACGCCTGAGGCTTTAGTAGGAACTCCCATTATAAGAACTGATGCAGCAGCTGTTGGAATCGAATGCCACTATTCAAGGTACTAAAAAGTTTAAGCGGTTTCATTACAAGttactacctttttttttttttttttttttttttttttaaatacttttttttttggtcctctGTTTTAGGTTGCACAATGTAAGCAGCAATGTTTTAAATCCCTCTTGGGTTCCTTTTGCTGCTACAAAGGTTGCAGAGGATGTTCTAGTATTCTCCCTGAGGCTCATGACCGGTAGGTGTTGTGTggggcttctttttttttttttttttttttttttttttttttttttttttctctctctctctgtgttctaGAATGGGCTTTAACGTGTTTGACTTCTCTTCCCCGCCAGATGACTGGACATTTGAGAGGCCATCCAATGAGTACTTCCTAGGGCAGTCTTTGAAAGTTGAGGCTTCTGTGAATCAGTACAACCATGTTCCTTTGCGCTTGTTTGTGGATGGCTGTGTGGCCACTGCGGTCCCTGATGTGAACTCCACTCCAAGATATTCCTTTATTGAGAACCATGGGTGTGTAGAGATTAATCTCTTGACCTCCTGTGTTGCTGGAATCTTATTTTTGTTTCCACTCTAGGTGCCTGGTTGATGCAAAGCTTACAGGTTCAACATCTAGTTTTATGCACCGTGTTCAGAATGACAAACTGCACTTCCAGTTGGAGGCTTTCAGATTCCTGCAGTCAAATAGTGCCCAGGTATGTAATAATTCGTTACTTAAGGGCTGGTTTCACTGGATGTAAAacgtttcgtttttttttatttttattttttttttttttattatatataaataggtCTACATCACATGTGCTTTGAAAGCAGTTGTGGCTTCAACACCCATAAGTCCGGAGAACAAGGCTTGCTCCTTTGAAAATGGGTATGTCCACACTGAATAAGTTGCCAACCATAAGATGCGTTCTGAATGACTAAAGATTTATTTTCATTAGATGGCTTTCTGCGGATGACAATGACCAGGTGTGCGTGTGCTGTGACTCCACATGTGGCTCCAGCAGGAAAGGGCGCGAACTGTCTGATGCAGGTGACTATCTGAAGGTCAATTCTCTATCTAAACCTATGCCTTgggtttatttacttattttattttttttccaaaggcCTTGTTTCAGAAGTGAAAGCAACCATTGGCCCCATTGTGGTATCTGTTTGAGTGGTCAATAAAGAGCTGAAAGTGATACTGTGGCAGATCTGGAGTTCTTTCTAGAGGATAGTTTTGGCCTTGTATCTTGAAATGGTCTTGCACTGACTCCTTGCATGCAGATTTAATTACTAGTGACTGACAACTGCTACTTCCTGAAAAACTTCAATTGGTTTCATGTTACCTCGAAACAATAGACCATTAAATTGTTCGCATTTGAACTTATGCTTTAAGTTTAGACTGACTGCTCTGCTAGCTATACATCCACTACTTTCATGGAGGATTGGATACTTAAAGACAtaacttgggggggggggggtgactaatcaaaactgcatttgaaatgttCACTTGCATGAAGGATAAAACTTATACCATTTGGATTCATACCACAAGTCTTTTTGGGGTGTTCTACGTAGTCAAAACCTGCCATGAAACGCTGTGTAGTTGCATGTTTTTCTGGAACCTTAAACCATGTGGTTACATCTTATgtcctatttattttttttgtgacttCCAGTGAAAAGTGGTCTTTCTCGTAATTTAGGCAAGGGGTTTCTTAAACTTCATCTTAATAATCCATTTCAGATGCTTGTAATGTTACAGAAAAGATGTCACTACTTCAGTTACATCACCGTTTTACTGTCTTTTGACCATACGACATCAAGAGTTTGTGGAACACGGTGTCAAGGAACACTGTGTCAAGCTCctttttgtaaatcattttattagaatttttactTCCATGTGTATACACATtaatgggaaagactgctgacttggcagTGGTCCAGAAGACTCTCCAAAAAGAGGATAAGTCACAGAAGTTCaaagctgttcacagagtgctgtatcaaatcAGAATATATGCAAAATTGACTGGAAAGAAATTGGGTAGGGAAATGTGCACAatcaacagggatgaccacaagcttgagaatactgtcaagcGGTTTCAAACatttgggagagcttcacaaggagtggactgaagctggagtctaTGCATCAAAAGTCagacactcagacgtcttcaagAAAATGgctaccaagccacttctgaaagTGAATCAACGTCAGAAGTATATTACCTGGGCTAAGAAAAAATAACCTGACTGCTGCTTAgcggtccaaagtcctcttttaaGATAAATGTaagttttgcatttaattttgaaatcaaGCTTTGGAGTCTGGAGTGAGACcagagaggcacagaatccaagctgcttgaagtccagtctGAAGTTTGTGAAGTCGTTGATGATTTGAAGTGTTGACTCAAgcccaaagtcaatgcagccatctaccaggacaATATAGAAAAATGTTAAGTTCCCATACTATATTTATGAAAAACCATAGATCCAACcagacatttaatgtaattttgcaGTAAAATCTTAATTGTAAaatttttagaagtaaaaaaaaaagtatcaatctataatttacaataaaaagttttaaaactgggattttttttgtttttttagagaaTGATGAGAAACAGAAACAATAAAGACGAGCTAAAGGCTCAATAGTGCCAAAGGTTGACTGCTTCCATGCCACACTTACTGATGCTGTCATTTGTGCTAAagaagccccaaccaagtattgagtgcataaataaatactttaaagaacttgaacttttctgtttagaaaatacttttttagatTGATCTTgtgaaatattctaatattttgagatactggattttttactgtcataaaacaaaacttttcaggacattttattgtatacaatttttttagatgcacctgtacatcaTTCATGATTTGCTTTTATATTTCAGAAATGAAGAAAGTTCCTCTTCCACACTGCAAGTGGATTTTGAGCAATATTACCATGTCCATATTGGCACTTTGAATATACCTTAGAAAGAGCAGACCATTCAATTATCTATGGCAGGGGTAGgtaagttcggtcctagagagctgcagtcctgcagagttcagctccaaccctgaaaaaaaaagaaaacctttacCTACCTAAagccttagtaatcctgaagacgttgatgagctttttcaggtgtgtttaattagggttgaagctgaactctgcaggactgcagctctctaggaccgaacttgcctacccctgatCTATGGGATATTTGTTTCAACATATAGTACTGTGGATTTGGGACACACTAATTTAAATCTTGTTTAGCCTTAAATTTGCTGAATGTGAACTGGGATGCAGGGTCGATTGGTACTGTCCACAGGCATCAGCTGCTTTTAGAATTCCTACACTTGCACTGAGTCTCTTCAAGCGCCTGGAAGCACTCAGTCCAAGCAACTAATGCAGGCTACTATGGTGCCAGTGTTTTCCAGTAATACCAGAAGAACACCAACAGCCAGATGTGCCTTTTGAGCTGCGTGCACCTATTGATAGTGTACAATGAATTAAATGATTGTAGTTCTGCCCCTTAAGAAGCGATATGATTAAgcttattataataatttgttaagACTGGCTAATAATATAGTTTCTGATTCTATTCATGTCCTGCATAATAAGTTTGAAttattggttacactttattttaaggaccaattcccGCTATCAATTAGCTGCTTATTATCAAGCATAGTATAGCTACCATATTGGTTGTTTatcagtacttataaagcacatacatTATTAACACCTTATTCTTCATAACCCTGTTTCCACCCCATACCTAAGCTTAACAACTACTTACTAACTATTCATAAGTAGCAAAATAGGAGTTTGTTCAAGGAAAACTcttagtgaatatgtgttccctattctgaagtgttaccaaattattaCCATCAAACCGGAGGTACAGAGTCCCAAAAATTAAGTTAGGCCGAAACACTCATTTGTATATAAGGTGATCCTACAGTAAAATAAGACGCGTAATAAAAAATCAAGATTATTCCGAACATGGTGTAGTCGTATAAGTTTAGAAGGAAGGTAAGCTATAATGCAATGTTTAAGGGAGTGTAATGTATGAAGTGCTTTGTTTCTTATTTGGATGAAGTGCATGTTTGGATAGAAACTGTCATGCAAGAAAAATGTCATACTCATCTGGCAATAAAGtgttatattatatcatatatcatcaTATCATGTCATATAACATATGTcaaatcatatcatatatcatatcatgataagtaaaaattgatagcctgaatgtactgtaagtcgctttggataaaagcgcctgctaaatacattaatttaatttaatttaattttgtatcatatcatatcatatatatgtgTACTGAAAGTGTTGCAGCATAATGTGGGGAGAATTTTGCTCATGTGGAGGTTCAGAAGGACATCTTGGGGACTGGTCAGCTGGTGAATTCTTCATTTCTCAGTTTAGGATGCTGTGCAGCTGTAGGGGAGGATCCAGAAACTCGAGTGCTTATCTTTGAATATGAGCTCCAGACATGTGTCAGCTCTCTGGTGGTGAGTGGCTGCATCTGGGTCACTTGTAAGTGTAAAAGCTAGGTCTGTCCAATAAATCATAACTTTTCCTGCTTTCAGATGACTGATAATGAGCTTGTTTACACATTCAATCTCTTCTACACTTCTGAGGCTGCAGTAGGAACTTCCATTGCTGCAACTAAAGTTGCAGTGGAAGTTTTGGTGTTCTAATTGAAGATTGTGGCTGGTAACatgtttttaaattagtttaagaAGTGTCTAGGGTGTGTTGCCAACATGACTTTTGTTTCAGATGACTGGATGATTTAGAGGCCATCCAACTGGTACTTCCCAGGGCAGCTCCTGAACACTGAAGCTTCTGTGAAGCAGGACAACCATGTTCCTCTGCGTATATATTGTGGATAGCTTTGTTGCTACTTTGGCCCCTGATGTGAACATCTCGCTACAATATTCTTTTATTGAGAACCATGTGTTAGTAAAGAATCTTCTTGAATTCCTATGTTGAAAACTGAGCTGAAAGACTCTTCAGATTCCAGAAAGATGATAGTGGCTTGGAATGTAATTTGGACTGTAGTTCTGTTGGCAAGTTCTTTTATTGATCATGTTTCTTCATGATTCCCCTTAACAGGTGGACATCTGTAGATGACAATGACAAGGTGTGCATGTGCTGCGACTCCACGTGCAGTACAAAGAGGAAAGGATGAGCACTGATTCAGATAACCTTTGTcttgtgtttatgtgtatttttaatgAGAAGGACTTTTCAATGTTTCTCCTTGTCATTGTTTTTCAGGCCTGGTATCAAGAGAGAAAGCAACCATCGGCCCAATTGTAATTGTTGAGTGATAATATGCCATTCATCACTCAACAATTACAATGGGGCTGAATGGTTGCCATTCAAAGGGTTTAAATATtagcagtttgtttgtttgtttttattattatttaatgatctAATTTTGGTACCCTAGTAAAATAGGTCTCAATGTAGTTACAATTTTGGTTTTCAGTGTGCCAGATACTGCAATGCAAAACTGCATGGgtgtaaccacacacacacacacacacacacacactcccacatgAAATATCCAGTTCTCAGAATCCACAAACTCTCTTTTTAAATTCTGCACATGAAGCCTGGATGATTGCTCACTGAGCACTAAACAAAGGGAAAAAAAGGTGGATGGAAGAAAAATTGGTCTATGAAAAAGTTCCCACCTCACCAATGACTGGCGGAAAGTAAAACCAATTAAAATTGACAGTAGAAATGGTCAATAGCAATACCACCTCAAAGAGGCGACCTTCAATCATTTGTGCTATGAATCAATTTATTGTGACAACTTTGCCATGCATTTCAATGGAAGTCTTCATACATAATTCCCACAACACATAATTTACTTAAGTTTGTTGTTAAATAGGTTCAATAGACTttgtttgctttaaataaatggttattgtcatggtgtaaagaacagaaattgttatttgttaataattggaatcttttctgggagaaTCCTAGGCTTTTTCGCGCTGATGTCTTGCACCCCAGCAGAGTTTGATCAGAACTCCTGTTGAATAACATCTCCTGGATGCTAAGCTCCATATGGCTAGTGAGCCAATTTTCATATACAGTAACTGCTATGATGGCTTTTATTCTACCCGCttaaatgatagaagtacttgTGCTATCCAATATATCAAGaatgtgtctgttccccgaatagtgaggtcaaaatatacataatgtaggatctagaaaaaaaaatctgatcatgATTAAAcctgaaaaatgtcaaataaataaacgggaaaaaaactatttttttttttagtttgggctcataaacatCACTCATaccaaaagcagttattataaatgaaatgataacagATAATATATTTCATGTATGCTTATATTGGTTTAAATAAGTCtactactccaccaaactactgttataagcatgagccccgtcagactggtcgtaggggaggtgttgcaacaatatatagtgatattctcaatgttataCAGAAAACAGGATACCGGTTTAAATCTACAATTATAtattaagcagacacttttatccaaagcaacttacaatgcattcagactaacattttttacctaatgtATTCCTTGGAAATCGAAAACCACAATCTGGCGCtcctaacacaatgctctaccacttgagccacaggaacactggaaatcattcaaaatatttttgcttaatgttacactgtcaaaaattcaaaataaatctattgtatctcttgctctggctactgtgtatagaccaccatggccgtatacagaattcctaaaagaattcgGAGATTTCCTCTCAGAACTATTGGTTATCGTTGATGAAGTGCTAATTGTCTGAGATATTAacattcacgttgataatacaaattatgcattatgacttgcgtttactgacctaataaactcttttggagtcaagcaaaatgtcattgggcccactcatcgttttaatcatatgctagatttaaatatattgcatggattcaatcttactgatatagatatcgtacctcaaagtgatgatgttactgaccatttccttgtattgtgcaCGCTATGTATCATTGATATTAATTAAATGGCTTTGCGTTACAGTCTGGGCAGACCttttgttccagccaccaaagacagatttgcaaataccctgcctgatttatctcaactgctttGTGTACCCATAAATTCTGTAtacatgaactagacgaaatgactagcaacatgggcactatcttgtctaatacattagaagctgttgcccacaacaaattaaaaaaggtaagagaaaaatgtactgtgccatggtataacagtaatacccactctctcaagaaagaaagtTGTAGTATTAAACACAactggagaaaaactaactttggaagtttttagaattgcatgtaaaaacagtatgtccagctatagacaagGCTCTAAAATTgccagggcagagcatatccacaaactcatagaaaataaccaaaacaatccaaggtttttatttagcacagtggctagattaacaaataaccagatgccacccgatctaaatattccctcacagttaaatagtttatattatttttttcttgactgataaaatagataacatcagaaataatCCATACCTAATTGCTTACATAATTGTTTTACCttttcaaaagtgttttatttattcttgatATTTTAACATCACAAAAGCTGAATAATCAGTCAAAGCCTATTGATTAAtcagtaaaatataaaagaatatttGATTAATCTTCCAGTAATCATTAGATTAAATGATTAACAAAATCCTTTGTTGTAGCCCTACTGCTAAACTTATCATAAACAATAGTTAATTGTAAGTACAAATTCAAGTATAAATAAAGGGATACTTTGCCATTTACAAATGCTTGTGCCGCTTTTCATCCATTTCTTCAATTTACATGGATTTAGACAGCGACAAATCATTTCATTTTCAATACAGGATTATCCTGTATTATATGATGATGGGTGGCAAGCATAAGAAAATGCTACGTTTGGTTGTTAGACTTGGACCTCTTTCACATTTCCAGAAATTAAGtcatcatagttgggtaaactttTATACTGGTGAACAAGAGACCAcatcaatttttttaattcacatatgctcaaataacaaaagaaaaaaaaaattaaaaacagtgcCTCCTGGcttacaaagagagagagagagagaaatactgtatatatatatatatagaaagagatTGATAAAGGCAGTTATAAGAGAGAATAATGATACATTTGCCAGTACTGCCATAGCTGCATAGTgtcaactatttatttatttattgtaattcgATTCAAAAGTgatataatacaaagtatagtgttataaatattcttttaaatacattattatattatttatatgaaacCTTTTACAGAATTTTGATGCTGAAGACCATATCATCACAGTCTGACTGGCCTATTAAAATGCTGGCCTGTTTCTAATGTAGACTAATCAAACTTTTCCAACATTTCTTAGCCACCTCCACTTGGGAAATCTGATTTTAGATAATGCCTTTTGATAACACCATCATGATTAAATAACACCATCACCATTAAACACTGAAAAAGattagaaattaatttaattctgaaatgtgttttttcaCGGTGTAAGAGGATGTTCATTGGACTAGTTTCCTTGGCACAGGAATTTGACAGTAAGATGTGGGGCTGATGAAATATCAAATTTTGTGA
This sequence is a window from Carassius auratus strain Wakin unplaced genomic scaffold, ASM336829v1 scaf_tig00216663, whole genome shotgun sequence. Protein-coding genes within it:
- the LOC113098791 gene encoding zona pellucida sperm-binding protein 3-like, with amino-acid sequence MGLIDCVSVGFFLLIAADLSLAQWSKFKQSQAPIRFQQQSTVLAPQHAGLQTSAAFRPSRPVLSSVGVGLHKLQEPGSTQSKQLMQAPVAPLTWHFPVIPEEPQQPVVPLALHVPAPAQSIAAQCGESLVHVEVKKDFFGTGQLVNPSFLSLGGCAAVGEDPATQVIIFEYELQTCGSSLNMTDSELVYTFTLFYTPEALVGTPIIRTDAAAVGIECHYSRLHNVSSNVLNPSWVPFAATKVAEDVLVFSLRLMTDDWTFERPSNEYFLGQSLKVEASVNQYNHVPLRLFVDGCVATAVPDVNSTPRYSFIENHGCLVDAKLTGSTSSFMHRVQNDKLHFQLEAFRFLQSNSAQVYITCALKAVVASTPISPENKACSFENGWLSADDNDQVCVCCDSTCGSSRKGRELSDAGLVSEVKATIGPIVVSV